From a region of the Acinetobacter calcoaceticus genome:
- a CDS encoding FAD-dependent oxidoreductase, with protein sequence MAERLNNDFQFLDVARQDPEKKDITVRKAEFVEIYKPFTSETVTNQTHRCLGCGNPYCEWKCPVHNYIPNWLKLIAEGQIFQAAELCHQTNTLPEVCGRVCPQDRLCEGACTLNDGFGAVTIGNAEKYINDTAFALGWRPDMSGVKWTDKKVAIIGAGPAGLGCADILARGGVKPVVFDKRPEIGGLLTFGIPEFKMEKDVMKRRREVFTGMGIEFRLNTEIGTDVTIDELLAEYDAVFMGMGTYTYMKGGFPGEDLAGVYDALDFLISNVNRCQGWEKDPSEYISLDGKKVIVLGGGDTAMDCNRTSLRQGAHDVTCAYRRDESNMPGSAREVKNAYEEGVKFLFNRQPIEIVGENGKVTGVKVVTTQMGAPDSRGRRSPEPVPGSEEVLPADAVLLAFGFRPSPADWFGNVSINLDGSGRVVAAEKQEFKFQTSNPKIFAGGDMVRGSDLVVTAIWEGRQAAEGILDYLGV encoded by the coding sequence ATTACTGTCCGCAAAGCAGAATTTGTGGAAATTTATAAGCCTTTTACATCGGAAACTGTTACTAATCAGACTCACCGTTGTTTAGGTTGTGGTAACCCATATTGTGAATGGAAATGTCCTGTACATAACTACATTCCAAACTGGTTAAAGCTCATCGCTGAAGGCCAAATTTTCCAAGCTGCTGAGCTTTGCCATCAAACCAACACATTACCTGAGGTATGTGGTCGCGTATGTCCACAAGACCGTTTATGTGAAGGTGCTTGTACCTTAAATGATGGTTTTGGTGCAGTAACCATTGGTAATGCTGAAAAATATATTAACGACACAGCCTTTGCTTTAGGTTGGCGTCCAGATATGTCGGGCGTAAAATGGACTGACAAAAAAGTTGCAATTATTGGTGCTGGTCCAGCAGGTTTAGGTTGTGCGGATATTTTAGCTCGCGGTGGCGTTAAACCAGTTGTATTTGACAAGCGTCCTGAAATTGGTGGCTTACTTACATTCGGTATTCCAGAATTTAAAATGGAAAAAGATGTCATGAAACGCCGTCGTGAAGTTTTTACAGGCATGGGCATCGAATTCCGTTTAAATACTGAAATTGGTACTGATGTCACCATTGATGAATTACTTGCAGAATATGATGCGGTGTTCATGGGTATGGGAACTTATACCTATATGAAGGGTGGTTTCCCAGGTGAAGATCTTGCGGGTGTTTATGATGCGCTTGATTTCTTGATCTCTAACGTAAATCGTTGCCAAGGTTGGGAAAAAGACCCAAGTGAATACATCAGCTTAGATGGTAAAAAGGTGATTGTTCTGGGCGGTGGTGATACAGCGATGGACTGTAACCGTACTTCATTGCGTCAAGGCGCTCATGATGTAACGTGTGCATACCGTCGTGATGAAAGCAACATGCCGGGTTCTGCACGTGAAGTAAAAAATGCCTATGAAGAAGGTGTGAAATTCTTGTTCAATCGTCAACCGATCGAAATTGTTGGTGAAAATGGCAAAGTGACAGGCGTAAAAGTGGTAACGACACAAATGGGTGCACCTGATAGTCGTGGCCGCCGTAGCCCTGAACCAGTTCCAGGTTCTGAAGAAGTATTGCCAGCAGATGCAGTTTTACTTGCATTCGGTTTCCGCCCGAGTCCAGCTGACTGGTTTGGTAATGTGAGTATTAATCTTGATGGTTCAGGGCGTGTTGTCGCAGCTGAAAAGCAAGAATTCAAATTCCAGACATCAAACCCGAAAATCTTTGCTGGTGGTGATATGGTCCGTGGTTCAGACCTTGTCGTAACTGCAATTTGGGAAGGCCGTCAAGCTGCCGAAGGCATTTTGGATTATCTCGGTGTTTAA
- a CDS encoding metal-dependent hydrolase: MNIAGMTAEKSYLNRRKALGITVRRLEFNPKAIKRHYFANSPLMSHFLTALSSTFPVGEQFFVNSVRNVRDKVSDPQLQAQIAAFIGQEAMHSKAHSEFNDAWRRDDYNLDSFQNWLNQRDKYLRTIPPKLQLALTCAFEHFTALLGAYVLQHPELLKTLDQDALKLWVWHAIEEIEHRSVAFDVYQHVYGDDRIRHLLMRSVTTGFASIAFYGTTRLFWQDKWNSLPKIGGNLFGLYLLVKMLVQLMPEYFAYYKKDFHPSQKDYGRMVDYWKSSLADEYQMASFHQEKDQLLN; the protein is encoded by the coding sequence ATGAACATCGCAGGTATGACGGCAGAAAAATCATATTTAAATCGTCGAAAAGCGTTGGGTATTACTGTACGTCGCCTTGAGTTTAATCCTAAGGCGATCAAGCGGCATTATTTTGCGAATTCACCTCTCATGTCTCACTTTTTAACTGCACTTTCCTCGACTTTTCCTGTTGGTGAGCAGTTTTTCGTAAATAGCGTACGTAATGTGCGTGATAAAGTCTCAGACCCCCAACTACAAGCACAAATTGCAGCTTTTATTGGACAAGAGGCTATGCACTCCAAAGCGCATAGTGAGTTTAATGACGCTTGGCGGCGTGATGATTATAATCTGGACAGTTTTCAAAATTGGCTAAATCAGCGTGATAAATATTTAAGAACGATTCCTCCTAAACTACAATTGGCTCTTACTTGTGCTTTTGAACATTTTACTGCTCTACTTGGCGCATATGTTTTACAGCATCCAGAGTTATTAAAAACGTTAGATCAAGATGCACTAAAACTTTGGGTATGGCATGCAATTGAAGAAATTGAGCATCGTTCAGTAGCATTCGATGTCTATCAGCATGTATATGGAGATGATCGTATTCGTCACTTACTCATGCGTAGTGTCACTACAGGATTTGCCAGTATTGCTTTTTATGGAACAACCCGCTTATTTTGGCAAGATAAATGGAATAGCTTACCTAAAATCGGAGGTAATTTATTTGGTTTATATTTGCTGGTTAAAATGCTTGTTCAGCTCATGCCCGAATATTTCGCATATTACAAAAAAGATTTCCATCCAAGTCAAAAGGATTATGGTCGTATGGTCGATTACTGGAAAAGTTCTTTAGCAGATGAATATCAAATGGCAAGTTTTCACCAAGAAAAAGACCAGTTATTAAATTAA
- a CDS encoding LemA family protein, which produces MKTLKQLAIATTLASTLLFSGCGYNTLQVKDEAVTAAWSEVQNQYQRRSDLVPNLVNVVKGYAKHEEQVLTEVTQARSNVAGLKVDKEVLEDPALLEKYQQAQSQLTGALSRLIAVSENYPDLKANTQFQELQVQLEGTENRIAVARNRYITTVQDYNGYVRQFPQAVTAKVIGMHPKANFAAEASAQQAPKVSFD; this is translated from the coding sequence ATGAAAACATTGAAACAACTCGCGATCGCGACGACACTTGCCAGTACCTTATTATTTTCAGGGTGTGGCTATAACACTTTACAAGTCAAAGATGAAGCAGTAACGGCAGCTTGGTCTGAAGTTCAAAACCAATATCAACGTCGATCAGATTTAGTACCGAACCTTGTAAATGTAGTTAAAGGGTATGCTAAGCATGAAGAACAAGTATTAACCGAAGTTACACAGGCACGTTCGAATGTTGCTGGTTTAAAAGTTGATAAAGAAGTTTTAGAAGATCCAGCATTACTTGAAAAATATCAACAGGCTCAAAGTCAATTAACAGGGGCTTTATCTCGTCTGATTGCTGTTTCTGAAAATTATCCAGATTTAAAAGCCAATACCCAATTCCAAGAACTGCAAGTTCAACTTGAAGGAACAGAAAACCGTATTGCTGTGGCTCGTAATCGTTATATTACAACAGTGCAAGACTACAACGGATATGTCCGCCAGTTCCCGCAAGCAGTGACTGCAAAAGTAATTGGTATGCATCCAAAAGCCAATTTCGCTGCAGAAGCATCTGCACAGCAGGCACCAAAAGTTTCTTTTGATTAA
- a CDS encoding TPM domain-containing protein, translated as MRNNILLQLKQIKVFIVTLILLCCGVLFQNAAWSETNIATATDETDTIVAGKIIQKQQAQASASKNEQSASGVAPQTQVANDMADGESIRGLPTLNQPVIDQANILSEAEKQQLDQKILSLYQQGKAQIGIVIVPTTGQEDIFDYALRVGEQWQLGSAKRDNGLLIAVAVNDRRIQILTGYGLEGILPDIVASRIIRNQITPYFKQAQYAQGLNAGLDEIGRVLNLDPEVAQQAAQDLKERQHQAAEEQQAKQTTLTMALFILVAGIVGSFIVGRPLSASTAGVAAAVAGFVNGAGLVTSLLLGFGIFFLLITSIAQLILQVILSGAGGGGRGGGFGGGGGGYGGGGGRFGGGGASGSW; from the coding sequence ATGAGAAATAATATATTGCTTCAGCTTAAGCAAATTAAGGTATTTATTGTTACCTTAATTTTGCTCTGTTGCGGTGTTCTTTTTCAGAATGCGGCATGGAGTGAAACTAATATTGCAACTGCTACTGATGAAACTGACACCATTGTAGCGGGCAAAATTATTCAGAAGCAGCAGGCTCAAGCTTCCGCTTCTAAAAATGAGCAGTCTGCTTCTGGCGTAGCTCCCCAAACTCAAGTCGCCAACGATATGGCAGATGGTGAATCGATTCGTGGTTTGCCAACCTTAAATCAGCCTGTGATTGATCAAGCAAATATCTTAAGCGAGGCAGAGAAGCAGCAGCTCGACCAAAAAATTCTAAGTTTATATCAACAAGGCAAAGCACAAATCGGTATTGTCATTGTTCCAACTACGGGCCAAGAAGATATTTTTGATTATGCATTACGAGTGGGTGAGCAGTGGCAATTAGGCTCAGCTAAGCGTGACAATGGATTACTCATTGCGGTTGCGGTAAATGACCGCCGTATACAAATTCTAACTGGCTACGGCTTAGAAGGCATATTACCCGATATTGTGGCAAGTCGAATTATTCGAAACCAAATTACACCCTATTTTAAACAAGCCCAATATGCACAAGGTTTGAATGCAGGCCTTGATGAAATTGGAAGAGTTTTAAATCTTGATCCAGAAGTTGCTCAGCAAGCTGCTCAAGATTTAAAAGAACGACAGCACCAAGCTGCTGAAGAGCAACAAGCCAAACAAACAACGCTCACGATGGCTTTATTTATTCTTGTTGCTGGAATTGTGGGTTCATTTATTGTAGGGCGGCCTCTAAGCGCATCTACGGCGGGCGTTGCTGCTGCAGTGGCGGGTTTTGTAAATGGAGCCGGATTAGTAACTAGCTTACTACTTGGTTTTGGAATCTTCTTTTTACTCATTACTTCAATTGCGCAGCTTATTTTACAGGTTATTCTGAGTGGTGCAGGCGGAGGAGGGCGTGGTGGTGGCTTCGGCGGTGGGGGCGGAGGCTATGGCGGCGGTGGAGGTCGATTTGGCGGCGGAGGTGCATCAGGGTCATGGTAA
- a CDS encoding TPM domain-containing protein, with product MVTTSETTEIITQPKIEDSVEPSLKRWFKHFCYLPASSRYFSKQDKQTIADAVQQAEHGHVGEIQVVIEGHIPCSQAYRQNTRLRAQQLFAELGVWDTALNSGVLLYLNLCERTVEIIFDRGIRNATNEQVWQQICESIVQQLKQKQYQQAVVIGVHQIGEVMSRFYDENMPDQSNELGNAPIIIN from the coding sequence ATGGTAACAACATCAGAAACAACAGAAATCATTACTCAACCTAAAATTGAGGACTCTGTAGAACCGAGTCTTAAACGCTGGTTTAAGCATTTTTGTTACTTACCAGCCAGCAGTCGATATTTTTCAAAACAAGATAAACAAACGATTGCTGATGCTGTACAGCAGGCAGAACATGGACATGTGGGCGAAATACAAGTAGTAATTGAAGGTCACATTCCATGTTCACAGGCCTATCGGCAAAATACCCGATTAAGAGCACAGCAGTTATTTGCAGAGCTTGGGGTTTGGGATACCGCATTGAATAGTGGCGTACTACTTTATTTAAATTTATGTGAACGTACAGTAGAAATTATATTTGACCGTGGTATTAGAAATGCCACTAATGAGCAAGTATGGCAACAGATTTGTGAGTCTATCGTTCAACAACTTAAACAAAAACAATATCAGCAAGCTGTAGTGATTGGCGTTCATCAAATTGGAGAGGTAATGTCACGTTTTTATGATGAAAACATGCCAGATCAATCCAATGAATTAGGAAATGCCCCGATTATTATTAATTAA
- a CDS encoding pilin yields the protein MNAQKGFTLIELMIVVAIIGILAAIAIPAYQSYIAKSQASEAFTLADGLKTTIATNLQSGTCFASGAAAAATADSIAGKYGTATITADTTAGGSGCGVSYTFKATDVSDKLTSKVIGMSVTENGVIKPSTVTVTDTTLADYLPQSFK from the coding sequence ATGAATGCACAAAAAGGTTTTACATTAATTGAACTTATGATCGTGGTTGCGATTATTGGTATTTTGGCGGCGATCGCGATTCCTGCATACCAAAGCTATATTGCTAAATCACAAGCTTCTGAAGCATTTACATTAGCAGATGGTTTAAAAACAACAATTGCTACTAATTTGCAATCAGGCACTTGTTTTGCTTCTGGCGCCGCCGCCGCCGCCACCGCTGATTCAATCGCTGGAAAGTATGGAACTGCAACTATTACAGCAGATACAACTGCGGGTGGTAGCGGTTGTGGTGTTAGTTATACATTTAAGGCTACTGATGTATCAGATAAATTAACAAGCAAAGTAATTGGTATGTCTGTAACTGAAAATGGTGTAATTAAGCCATCAACTGTTACAGTAACTGATACTACTCTAGCTGATTATTTACCTCAGTCTTTTAAATAA